A portion of the Actomonas aquatica genome contains these proteins:
- a CDS encoding sodium:solute symporter family transporter — MPLSLLDYFVIAAYAGVIAGITWFCGRQRATTADDYFVAGRSMPGWAVAMAMMAALISSNTMVGHPATAYQKGLILLLGSLTLPAVLFFVAKVIVPFYRRTIRMSAYEYLGRRFGLGGRLYASICFMADRLFDVGVTLLTSAVPVAVMTGWPLFNVVAGLAVFTVAYTMLGGMRTIVWTSVVQGGVFMIAAVLIALRLLLAPECGEPGAVLRAAWEGGRLGLGDFSFSWASLFDSTHTTQWLLVLAYTVNWGRRYIADQHMVQRYLIARSDADAERGALWNGLLCVPVWAIFMLIGASLFGFYQLSGATPPNVADEVVPHFIVHQLPAGIVGLMLAAILAASMSSISPDLNSIATAFTSDIMGHFLPQLSDRARVRIGRLAVFVGGGVALLTALLMAPKGEAATIMERAVTVAAILSGGMLGLFFLGFFTRTATRAGCYAGLAACAVFTAWGTVTAGAEPLIDLGFNFPLNPILIGILGHGVVFGVGYGVSRLVGGHVPPDVDQLVYRRAPRPVA; from the coding sequence GTGCCCCTCAGCCTCCTCGATTATTTTGTCATCGCGGCCTACGCCGGCGTCATTGCCGGCATCACTTGGTTTTGCGGCCGCCAACGCGCGACCACGGCCGATGACTATTTTGTGGCGGGCCGTTCCATGCCGGGCTGGGCCGTGGCCATGGCAATGATGGCCGCGTTGATCTCGAGCAACACCATGGTTGGCCACCCGGCCACGGCTTACCAAAAGGGCCTCATTCTCCTCCTCGGCAGCCTCACCCTGCCCGCCGTGCTCTTCTTCGTGGCCAAGGTCATCGTGCCGTTCTACCGGCGCACGATCCGCATGAGCGCCTACGAATACCTCGGGCGCCGCTTCGGTCTCGGGGGGCGGCTCTACGCCTCGATCTGTTTTATGGCGGATCGGCTCTTCGATGTCGGCGTAACCTTGCTCACCTCGGCCGTGCCGGTGGCGGTCATGACGGGGTGGCCGCTCTTTAACGTCGTGGCCGGCCTCGCCGTCTTTACGGTCGCCTACACCATGCTGGGCGGCATGCGCACGATCGTGTGGACCAGTGTGGTGCAAGGCGGCGTGTTTATGATTGCCGCCGTGCTCATCGCGCTGCGCCTGCTGCTCGCCCCCGAATGCGGCGAACCCGGCGCGGTGTTGCGCGCCGCCTGGGAGGGCGGTCGTCTGGGCCTCGGCGACTTCAGTTTTTCGTGGGCTTCACTCTTCGACTCAACTCACACCACCCAATGGCTGCTGGTGCTCGCTTACACGGTCAACTGGGGCCGGCGCTACATTGCCGACCAACACATGGTGCAACGTTACCTCATCGCCCGTTCCGACGCCGATGCCGAGCGCGGCGCCCTCTGGAACGGTCTGCTGTGCGTGCCCGTCTGGGCCATCTTCATGCTCATCGGCGCCAGCCTTTTTGGGTTCTACCAACTCAGCGGCGCCACCCCGCCCAACGTCGCCGACGAGGTCGTGCCGCACTTCATCGTGCATCAACTGCCGGCCGGCATCGTGGGACTCATGCTCGCGGCCATTCTCGCGGCCTCGATGTCCTCGATCAGCCCCGATCTGAACAGCATCGCGACCGCCTTCACCTCCGACATCATGGGCCATTTCCTACCGCAGCTCAGCGACCGCGCCCGGGTGCGAATCGGTCGCCTCGCGGTTTTCGTCGGCGGGGGAGTTGCCCTGCTGACCGCCTTGCTCATGGCCCCCAAGGGCGAAGCGGCCACCATCATGGAACGCGCCGTCACCGTCGCCGCCATTCTTTCGGGCGGCATGCTCGGTCTGTTCTTCCTCGGCTTCTTCACCCGCACCGCGACCCGCGCCGGGTGTTACGCGGGTCTCGCCGCCTGCGCCGTCTTTACGGCCTGGGGCACGGTCACGGCCGGCGCCGAGCCGCTGATCGACCTCGGTTTCAACTTCCCGCTCAACCCCATCCTCATCGGCATCCTCGGCCACGGCGTCGTTTTTGGCGTCGGTTACGGCGTCAGCCGTCTCGTCGGCGGCCATGTGCCGCCCGATGTCGACCAACTCGTCTACCGCCGTGCGCCGCGCCCGGTCGCCTGA
- a CDS encoding iron-containing alcohol dehydrogenase, whose protein sequence is MSAASSLTFRQPPQISLGPNVAASALESWVRGPYRRLWVLTAPPVLALAEQVLAPWREAGAAIEIVTDLAAEPTTAQCEALRARATRFAPDLVIGLGGGSVLDVAKVVAALHDRTEPATDFYGINVLEARRTKLICIPTTAGTGSEVSPNSLLFDDATQTKKAIISPALIPDAAIVDAALMTGLPPSFTATTGIDALAHCLEAYASRNAHPTVDLWALAGVALVGEKLLTAVNHGNDLAARHALATASLYGGLSLGPVNTNGVHALAYPLSGALHLAHGISIALMLPAVVAFNVPAQPTRFAALARALGADPDHCADDATTAAQLPDLLTRLITASGIQLGLRHHGVTAAMIPTLADEALLVTRLLQNNPRPVTRDDAIAIYQAAFEA, encoded by the coding sequence ATGTCCGCCGCTTCCTCCCTCACGTTTCGCCAACCGCCGCAGATCTCGCTCGGCCCGAACGTGGCCGCGTCCGCCCTCGAATCCTGGGTGCGTGGTCCCTACCGCCGCCTTTGGGTGCTCACCGCGCCGCCCGTGCTGGCGCTGGCGGAGCAGGTGCTCGCCCCCTGGCGCGAAGCCGGCGCGGCCATCGAGATCGTGACCGACCTCGCCGCCGAGCCCACCACCGCCCAATGTGAAGCCCTGCGCGCCCGGGCCACGCGCTTCGCGCCCGACCTGGTCATTGGCCTGGGCGGAGGCTCCGTGCTCGACGTCGCCAAAGTGGTCGCCGCCCTGCACGACCGCACCGAACCCGCGACCGATTTCTACGGGATCAACGTGCTGGAGGCGCGCCGCACCAAGTTGATCTGCATCCCAACCACCGCCGGCACCGGCAGCGAGGTATCGCCCAATTCGCTGCTCTTCGACGACGCCACGCAGACGAAAAAAGCGATCATTTCGCCGGCGCTCATTCCCGACGCCGCCATCGTAGACGCGGCGCTCATGACCGGGCTGCCCCCCAGCTTCACCGCCACGACCGGCATCGACGCGCTGGCGCACTGCCTCGAAGCCTACGCCAGCCGCAACGCCCATCCCACGGTCGATCTTTGGGCGCTCGCCGGCGTTGCCCTCGTGGGCGAAAAGCTGCTCACCGCGGTTAACCACGGCAACGATCTCGCCGCGCGGCACGCCCTCGCCACTGCCAGTCTCTACGGCGGACTCAGTCTGGGGCCCGTCAACACCAACGGCGTGCACGCCCTCGCCTACCCGCTCAGTGGCGCGCTCCATCTCGCTCACGGTATTTCGATCGCGCTCATGTTGCCGGCGGTGGTCGCCTTCAACGTCCCCGCCCAACCCACCCGTTTTGCGGCTCTGGCTCGCGCGCTCGGCGCCGACCCGGATCACTGCGCCGACGACGCCACCACGGCCGCCCAACTGCCGGATTTGCTCACGCGGCTCATCACCGCCAGCGGCATTCAACTCGGCCTGCGTCACCACGGGGTGACCGCCGCCATGATTCCCACCCTCGCCGACGAAGCCCTGCTCGTTACGCGCCTGCTGCAGAACAACCCGCGCCCGGTCACCCGCGACGACGCCATCGCCATTTATCAGGCCGCCTTCGAGGCCTGA
- a CDS encoding dihydrodipicolinate synthase family protein yields MPSSLHRGVIVPMVTPATAAGDVDLAAAACIADRLAAHGLHIFVLGTTGEAASVAASQRLPLVQTTLQAAAGRVSVYVGIGDHCVAQSIEAGRAYLALGATAVVALLPGYYALTPADMTAYFRRIHDGVGGPLMLYNIPVATHHSIPLDVIAELADLPHVIGFKDSEGTAGRWEEAYQRFGDRPNFALLMGIAAKGTAALRGGFDGVIPSGGNLMPAEWAAWWRHVEAGDWDAATALQQQFDQVNAALQRGTTLGHALAGLKTGLAAQGMCSPAMLPPLSPYSDSVQAEVCAALRELQVDLG; encoded by the coding sequence ATGCCCTCCTCCCTCCATCGTGGTGTTATCGTTCCCATGGTCACGCCGGCCACTGCCGCCGGCGATGTTGACCTCGCCGCCGCCGCTTGCATCGCGGACCGCCTCGCCGCGCACGGCCTGCATATTTTCGTGCTCGGCACGACCGGCGAAGCCGCCTCGGTCGCCGCCAGCCAACGCCTCCCGCTCGTGCAGACGACCCTACAGGCCGCCGCTGGCCGCGTGTCGGTGTATGTCGGCATCGGCGATCATTGTGTCGCCCAAAGCATCGAGGCCGGCCGCGCCTACCTGGCTCTCGGTGCCACTGCCGTGGTGGCACTCCTGCCCGGTTACTACGCGCTCACACCGGCTGACATGACCGCCTACTTCCGCCGCATTCATGACGGTGTGGGTGGTCCGCTCATGCTCTACAACATCCCGGTCGCCACCCACCACTCCATCCCCCTCGACGTCATCGCCGAGCTCGCCGACCTGCCGCACGTCATCGGCTTCAAGGACTCCGAGGGCACCGCCGGTCGATGGGAGGAAGCGTATCAACGTTTTGGTGACCGCCCCAATTTCGCCCTGCTCATGGGCATCGCCGCCAAAGGCACCGCGGCCCTCCGCGGCGGCTTCGATGGCGTCATCCCGTCCGGCGGCAACCTCATGCCCGCCGAATGGGCCGCCTGGTGGCGTCACGTCGAGGCCGGCGACTGGGACGCCGCGACCGCCCTCCAACAACAGTTCGACCAGGTCAACGCGGCCCTGCAACGCGGCACCACCCTCGGCCACGCGCTGGCTGGCCTCAAAACCGGCCTCGCCGCCCAGGGCATGTGTTCGCCGGCCATGCTGCCGCCGCTCTCGCCCTACTCCGATTCGGTCCAGGCCGAGGTCTGCGCCGCGCTCCGCGAGCTTCAAGTCGACCTCGGCTAA
- a CDS encoding four-carbon acid sugar kinase family protein, whose amino-acid sequence MSLNLVFADDLTGACEIAGIAHRAGLRTHLSMDPETAPVDPAELVVVDTETRLLSAAHAAARIQYFATELPSDCRLFKKTDSVLRGPVAAETAALARHLQRDLTLLVPANPAFSRHIVGGHYRIGTEPLHRTPFGRDPLNPITTDAVVDILGEWDGPGPAEPRSLPPHGELPSAGLVIGDTADVRDLQAWARRVSPATLPAGGGAFFTELLQPVPLATPAPPPPLDAPTLLLSGTTIPAQRALLQNSPDAVPLSLDELSRRGDTALTNWRQRVLRQVRRNNRALVYVEGEVSPDPSTPGRITCAHAFLAECLAASFDHKPWHLFIEGGATAAAIASALGRRRFGVRHAWGPGVVTLQPVTGPFPLFTLKPGSYPWPAPLHQHFFPTPSRG is encoded by the coding sequence ATGTCCCTCAACCTGGTTTTTGCCGATGACCTCACCGGTGCCTGCGAGATCGCGGGCATCGCGCATCGCGCCGGTTTGCGCACCCATCTGTCGATGGATCCGGAGACCGCGCCGGTCGATCCCGCCGAGCTCGTGGTGGTCGACACCGAGACCCGGCTGCTTTCGGCCGCGCACGCCGCCGCTCGTATCCAGTATTTTGCGACCGAGCTTCCCTCCGACTGCCGCCTCTTCAAAAAAACCGACTCGGTGCTGCGCGGCCCCGTCGCCGCCGAAACCGCCGCGCTCGCCCGTCACCTGCAGCGCGATCTCACCCTGCTCGTGCCGGCCAATCCGGCGTTCTCCCGCCACATCGTCGGCGGTCACTACCGCATCGGCACCGAACCCCTGCATCGCACGCCCTTTGGGCGCGATCCCCTCAACCCGATCACCACCGACGCGGTGGTGGATATCCTCGGGGAGTGGGATGGCCCGGGGCCCGCGGAACCCCGCAGCCTGCCGCCGCACGGTGAGTTGCCGTCAGCCGGCCTCGTCATCGGCGACACCGCCGATGTGCGCGACCTGCAGGCCTGGGCTCGCCGCGTCTCCCCCGCCACCCTGCCTGCCGGTGGTGGCGCGTTTTTCACCGAGTTGTTGCAGCCCGTGCCGCTCGCGACCCCGGCGCCGCCGCCACCGCTCGACGCCCCTACCTTGCTGCTCTCGGGCACAACGATTCCGGCCCAGCGCGCCCTGCTGCAAAACTCGCCCGATGCCGTGCCGCTCTCGCTCGACGAGTTGTCCCGGCGCGGCGACACCGCCCTCACAAATTGGCGCCAGCGGGTGCTCCGCCAAGTGCGCCGCAACAACCGCGCCCTCGTTTACGTGGAGGGTGAGGTTTCCCCGGATCCATCGACGCCCGGCCGCATCACCTGCGCTCACGCCTTCCTGGCCGAGTGTCTTGCCGCCTCCTTCGACCACAAACCGTGGCATCTTTTCATCGAAGGTGGTGCCACCGCCGCGGCCATCGCCTCCGCGCTCGGCCGCCGTCGTTTCGGCGTGCGGCATGCGTGGGGACCGGGCGTGGTGACGCTGCAGCCGGTCACCGGCCCTTTCCCGTTGTTCACCCTGAAACCCGGCAGCTACCCTTGGCCGGCTCCGCTGCATCAGCACTTTTTCCCGACTCCTTCCCGCGGCTGA
- the pdxA gene encoding 4-hydroxythreonine-4-phosphate dehydrogenase PdxA: protein MSSLPLLALTLGDPAGTGPELLTKALVDPAVRAVCRPLVIGDAATLAAARAFTNCPAEIVAVDTPENATFAAETLTVLDLKNVDLATLERSAVSAAAGQAAYDAVVTAAHLALEGRVAAIVTSALNKAALNAAGHHYDGHTGLLAHVCQSPGATMMLAADKLRVSHVSTHVSLREAINRVRPERILKVLELTRAAVQRLGIADPKLAVAGLNPHAGEGGLFGTEEEEFIAPAIAEAQARGWNVSGPHPGDTVFFRAAQGEFDGTVAMYHDQGHVAAKMLGIWRGVNVTLGLPIIRTSVEHGTDFANAGTGRGDPRSLIEAIKLAAALAAQPSA from the coding sequence ATGTCCTCCCTCCCTCTGCTTGCTCTCACGCTCGGCGATCCTGCCGGCACTGGCCCCGAACTGCTCACCAAGGCCTTGGTCGACCCCGCGGTGCGTGCGGTCTGTCGGCCGCTGGTCATCGGTGACGCGGCCACCCTCGCCGCGGCCCGGGCATTTACCAACTGTCCGGCGGAAATCGTGGCGGTGGATACGCCCGAAAACGCCACCTTCGCGGCCGAAACCCTGACCGTGTTGGACCTGAAGAATGTCGACCTTGCTACCCTGGAGCGCAGCGCCGTTTCCGCCGCCGCCGGCCAAGCGGCTTACGACGCCGTCGTCACGGCCGCGCACCTCGCCCTTGAGGGTCGCGTGGCGGCCATTGTGACGTCCGCGCTCAACAAAGCCGCCCTCAACGCTGCGGGTCATCATTACGACGGTCACACCGGCCTGCTCGCGCACGTCTGCCAGTCGCCCGGCGCCACCATGATGCTCGCCGCCGACAAGTTGCGCGTCAGCCATGTCTCGACCCACGTCTCGCTGCGCGAGGCCATCAACCGCGTCCGCCCCGAACGCATTTTGAAAGTCCTCGAACTGACGCGTGCCGCCGTGCAACGCCTCGGCATCGCCGACCCCAAACTCGCCGTCGCCGGGCTCAATCCGCACGCCGGCGAAGGAGGCCTCTTCGGCACTGAGGAGGAGGAATTTATCGCCCCCGCCATCGCCGAAGCCCAGGCCCGCGGCTGGAACGTCAGTGGTCCCCATCCCGGCGACACCGTGTTTTTCCGCGCCGCCCAAGGGGAATTCGACGGCACCGTCGCCATGTATCACGACCAGGGCCACGTGGCCGCGAAGATGCTCGGCATCTGGCGCGGCGTGAACGTCACCCTCGGCCTGCCCATCATCCGCACCTCCGTCGAACACGGCACCGATTTCGCCAATGCCGGCACCGGCCGCGGCGACCCGCGCTCGCTCATCGAAGCCATCAAACTCGCTGCCGCTTTGGCCGCTCAACCTTCTGCCTGA
- a CDS encoding exo-alpha-sialidase: MIRPVFLSLLAIATASFAQEATVPLVRFAGDRSVTPTADGGLRPVVGVHNIQVYRANRTAPTHADGLTDTYLHAPMLAYWQGQYWLEYLSGPRSEHEAPCQTSLTTSVDGLTWSAPRIVFPSFPGPDGHYALAHQRMGFYVAPDGRLLVLGFFGTEPSPNNGTGYGRVVREVFADGSFGPIFFIRPNAHRAAPAEFPLPYPLYTAASDAGFIAACEALLADKLMTAQWWEEEQLDDTHFYRFRGKAGSIVTRPDGSHLSIWKNRVVGVSHDRGESWEQKSFAEDFPNNGSKYWLQHTSDDAYAVVLNPTNRNRYPLALMRSADSTTFTDLFAVHGELPDQRFGGYLKNMGPQYVRGIAEGNGTPPDAAHAFPLVYSVNKEDIWFARVPTPISATVEGPVQDDFSATALDHLPAAWNIYSPVWAPVRVARDPADATNAVLSLRDEDPYDYARAVRVFPATHGVKISFRVRAEQLGGRLEIELLDATGLRPVRIALEEDGRIWACHEAQWMDAGTYTPGQWHAFELEIPANPDADRCAVLIDGTSPLPRPAYFTDPITTVERLSFRTGMYRERGYGGRDRPGADTRAPLAEFLIDDVIITPLAQE; the protein is encoded by the coding sequence GTGATCCGTCCCGTTTTTCTCAGCCTTCTGGCGATCGCCACCGCATCTTTCGCCCAGGAAGCCACCGTTCCCCTCGTCCGCTTTGCGGGCGACCGCTCCGTCACGCCGACCGCCGACGGCGGACTGCGCCCGGTGGTCGGTGTGCACAACATCCAGGTCTATCGCGCCAATCGCACCGCGCCCACGCACGCCGACGGCCTCACCGACACCTACCTGCACGCGCCGATGCTGGCGTATTGGCAGGGTCAATACTGGCTCGAATACCTGAGCGGTCCGCGCTCCGAACACGAGGCACCCTGTCAGACGTCACTCACCACCTCGGTCGATGGCCTCACCTGGTCCGCGCCGCGCATCGTGTTCCCATCCTTCCCCGGCCCCGACGGTCACTACGCTCTGGCCCATCAGCGCATGGGCTTCTACGTCGCGCCGGATGGTCGCCTGCTCGTGCTCGGTTTCTTCGGCACCGAACCGTCGCCTAACAACGGCACGGGCTACGGCCGCGTGGTGCGCGAGGTGTTCGCCGATGGTTCCTTCGGCCCGATTTTCTTCATCCGGCCCAACGCCCACCGCGCCGCGCCGGCGGAGTTCCCGCTGCCTTACCCGCTCTACACCGCGGCCAGCGACGCTGGTTTTATCGCCGCCTGTGAAGCCTTGCTCGCCGACAAACTCATGACCGCGCAGTGGTGGGAGGAGGAGCAGCTCGACGACACCCACTTTTATCGTTTCCGCGGCAAAGCGGGATCCATCGTCACCCGGCCCGACGGGTCTCATCTCAGCATCTGGAAAAACCGCGTGGTGGGCGTGAGCCACGACCGCGGGGAGAGTTGGGAACAGAAGTCCTTCGCCGAAGATTTCCCCAACAACGGCTCCAAATATTGGCTGCAGCACACCAGCGACGACGCCTACGCGGTCGTGCTCAATCCCACCAATCGCAACCGCTACCCGCTCGCGCTCATGCGCAGTGCCGACAGCACGACCTTCACCGATCTCTTTGCCGTGCACGGTGAACTGCCCGATCAGCGTTTTGGTGGTTACCTCAAAAACATGGGCCCGCAATACGTGCGCGGTATCGCCGAAGGCAACGGCACGCCGCCCGACGCGGCCCACGCCTTCCCGCTGGTGTATTCAGTCAACAAGGAGGACATCTGGTTCGCCCGCGTGCCCACGCCGATCAGCGCCACGGTCGAGGGCCCCGTTCAGGACGATTTCTCCGCCACCGCGCTGGATCATCTGCCCGCCGCTTGGAACATCTACAGCCCGGTCTGGGCGCCCGTGCGTGTCGCCCGTGATCCGGCCGATGCGACCAACGCCGTGCTCTCGCTGCGCGACGAGGATCCCTATGATTACGCTCGGGCCGTGCGGGTGTTCCCGGCCACCCATGGCGTGAAGATCTCCTTCCGCGTTCGCGCCGAACAGCTCGGCGGGCGCCTGGAGATCGAGTTGCTCGACGCCACCGGGCTGCGACCCGTGCGCATTGCGCTGGAAGAGGACGGCCGCATCTGGGCCTGCCACGAAGCGCAGTGGATGGATGCTGGCACCTATACGCCCGGCCAATGGCACGCGTTTGAACTCGAGATTCCCGCCAATCCCGACGCCGACCGCTGTGCCGTGTTGATCGACGGCACCTCACCCTTGCCGCGCCCCGCCTACTTCACCGACCCGATCACCACCGTGGAGCGTCTCTCCTTCCGCACCGGCATGTATCGGGAACGTGGTTACGGCGGCCGTGACCGGCCGGGTGCCGACACCCGCGCGCCGCTGGCCGAGTTCCTCATCGACGACGTCATCATCACCCCCCTCGCGCAGGAATGA